The following are encoded together in the Pseudoalteromonas piscicida genome:
- the zipA gene encoding cell division protein ZipA, translating into MATELRWALIVISALVIGGLLIHGLWSVRKKSSDKVSKKEPNELKEQTPNHDKEPDEPEIGEMTFSAVDDEPATEGIIATEAPETEVQTESSGSEEAEPEENAIEPQDFIILHVEMPEGLKMAGSRLLPTVLSLGFKYSDEGFFNRHLEPSGNGPVLFRLVNMYNPGTFDIDNMEQFSTAGISLFMTLPCEGDNLAAFNMLHSASKKLAEEFGATVLDKDREPLTVEAVRGYVEKVREFAA; encoded by the coding sequence ATGGCCACAGAGTTAAGATGGGCATTAATCGTGATCAGTGCGTTGGTCATAGGCGGGTTACTCATACATGGACTTTGGTCTGTTCGTAAGAAGAGCAGCGATAAAGTGTCAAAAAAGGAGCCCAATGAACTCAAAGAGCAAACGCCAAATCATGATAAAGAGCCTGACGAACCTGAAATTGGAGAGATGACCTTTAGTGCGGTGGATGATGAGCCTGCGACTGAGGGCATTATAGCAACGGAAGCGCCTGAAACCGAGGTGCAAACCGAGAGCAGTGGATCTGAAGAGGCTGAGCCTGAAGAGAATGCGATAGAGCCACAAGACTTTATTATTCTTCATGTTGAAATGCCTGAAGGCCTGAAAATGGCAGGTTCAAGGTTGTTACCAACCGTGTTAAGCCTTGGATTTAAATATTCTGATGAGGGCTTCTTCAATCGCCATTTAGAGCCGTCCGGAAACGGTCCTGTGTTATTTAGATTGGTAAACATGTACAACCCAGGTACGTTTGACATCGATAACATGGAACAATTTAGCACAGCTGGCATTAGCCTATTTATGACCTTACCTTGTGAAGGCGATAACTTGGCTGCATTTAATATGCTTCACAGTGCATCGAAAAAACTAGCTGAAGAGTTTGGCGCAACGGTACTTGATAAAGACCGCGAACCGTTAACGGTTGAAGCCGTGCGTGGTTATGTTGAAAAAGTGCGTGAATTCGCCGCTTAA